Proteins from one Anastrepha obliqua isolate idAnaObli1 chromosome 2, idAnaObli1_1.0, whole genome shotgun sequence genomic window:
- the LOC129237988 gene encoding activating transcription factor 3 isoform X1: MFNLNTPTSLLGIDGCGLSSTPKTPEIVNSLIAMTNPMDNYNFTTLHNGSAASTPGSAASLRGFNGAPNAQIISQDSSHSSSSTSPVDSPGGTNTTPPSVQQTCSQLIKAGLKLSIQSKRKLSTCDSSSGSDQPNCKYSRPDEDVEDSSDEENECKATPKGLTPEDEDRRRRRRERNKIAATKCRMKKRERTQNLIKESEQLETQNVDLKTQVRTLEAERRKLLDMLQCHVITCVHAGGLNLPSKLLLSPAHKYLAALDIDDSRTINGDSTPTSGTTSGTQSQTQQQIQSSRSLSNRSALEVQRTAIPPMSTIKFSRTAAAVAAAVNQQLHQLPTQQQHLPNGYCKPSPTPQELGYLASPSQESICLPAILPQLPSQTLTTHQIGAANASSASVPSINQQLSDYIPSCENSLGLVLAHTPTSVQSNDDNSVLLGDMVSPLSVMSTPTTATEFVKNELVDSQSPYTTAQSAERFLFESNCDSFVDTSLHHGSLNNNNNSNNSIVALHQNSNSNLLDFNTSLIGGSSGIVPFHDQISIKNDYLHDADLLAQFTGDGADFVDLDSSVAATFMANNGCLA; this comes from the exons atgtttaacCTCAACACACCCACATCACTGCTGGGCATTGACGGCTGCGGCCTTAGCTCTACACCAAAAACACCTGAAATTGTCAACTCATTGATTGCAATGACAAATCCAATGGACAACTACAATTTCACGACTTTACATAATGGGTCAGCTGCATCGACACCAGGCAGTGCTGCCTCCTTGCGTGGTTTCAACGGTGCCCCGAATGCGCAG ATTATTTCGCAGGACAGTAGTCATTCCAGTTCTTCTACTTCACCGGTTGATTCACCGGGTGGAACAAATACCACACCACCGAGTGTTCAGCAG ACCTGTTCGCAACTAATCAAGGCTGGTCTCAAACTTTCCATTCAAAGCAAACGAAAACTTTCTACTTGTGATTCCAGCTCTGGTTCCGATCAGCCAAACTGCAAATATTCTCGTCCCGACGAAGATGTCGAAGACTCATCGGATGAAGAAAATGAATGCAAAGCGACGCCAAAGGGGCTAACACCAGAGGATGAAGATCGGCGACGCCGTCGCCGTGAGCGCAACAAAATTGCTGCTACCAAATGCCGAATGAAGAAACGGGAGCGTACACAAAATCTGATAAAAGAGTCTGAGCAATTAGAGACCCAGAATGTCGATTTAAAGACCCAGGTACGAACTTTGGAAGCTGAACGGCGCAAATTACTAGATATGTTGCAATGCCATGTAATAACCTGTGTACATGCAGGTGGGTTGAATTTGCCATCTAAACTTTTACTGTCGCCAGCTCACAAGTACCTCGCTGCCCTTGATATAGATGATAGTAGGACTATTAATGGGGACTCTACGCCAACAAGTGGGACTACTAGTGGAACCCAGTCTCAAACACAGCAGCAAATACAAAGCAGCCGCTCACTGAGCAATAGGTCTGCCCTTGAAGTGCAACGCACTGCGATCCCACCGATGTCAACCATTAAATTTTCGCGCACTGCTGCAGCAGTAGCCGCTGCTGTAAACCAACAGCTACACCAGTTACCCACGCAACAACAGCATCTGCCAAATGGCTACTGTAAGCCGTCACCAACGCCACAGGAGCTTGGCTACCTAGCTTCACCGTCACAAGAAAGCATATGCTTGCCTGCCATTCTTCCGCAACTTCCTTCTCAAACTTTAACCACCCACCAAATTGGTGCCGCCAATGCTAGTTCCGCCTCAGTTCCAAGCATTAACCAGCAGCTCTCTGATTACATTCCAAGCTGTGAAAATAGTCTTGGTTTGGTATTAGCCCATACACCCACCTCCGTTCAAAGCAACGATGACAATAGTGTACTACTTGGCGACATGGTAAGTCCACTTTCAGTAATGTCCACCCCCACCACAGCAACAGAATTCGTCAAAAATGAGTTAGTCGACTCGCAGAGCCCTTACACCACCGCCCAATCCGCTGAACGCTTCCTCTTCGAGAGTAATTGTGACAGCTTCGTCGACACCAGCTTACATCATGGAAGcctcaataacaataataatagcaataacAGCATCGTAGCTCTCCATCAAAACAGTAACAGCAACCTGTTAGATTTTAATACCTCCTTGATAGGAGGCAGCAGTGGGATCGTACCATTCCACGATCAAATATCAATCAAAAATGACTACTTGCACGATGCTGATTTGTTAGCACAGTTCACAGGAGACGGAGCTGACTTCGTGGACCTCGATTCCAGCGTTGCAGCGACATTCATGGCAAACAATGGATGTTTAGCGTGA
- the LOC129237988 gene encoding activating transcription factor 3 isoform X2 produces the protein MFNLNTPTSLLGIDGCGLSSTPKTPEIVNSLIAMTNPMDNYNFTTLHNGSAASTPGSAASLRGFNGAPNAQIISQDSSHSSSSTSPVDSPGGTNTTPPSVQQTCSQLIKAGLKLSIQSKRKLSTCDSSSGSDQPNCKYSRPDEDVEDSSDEENECKATPKGLTPEDEDRRRRRRERNKIAATKCRMKKRERTQNLIKESEQLETQNVDLKTQVRTLEAERRKLLDMLQCHVITCVHADDSRTINGDSTPTSGTTSGTQSQTQQQIQSSRSLSNRSALEVQRTAIPPMSTIKFSRTAAAVAAAVNQQLHQLPTQQQHLPNGYCKPSPTPQELGYLASPSQESICLPAILPQLPSQTLTTHQIGAANASSASVPSINQQLSDYIPSCENSLGLVLAHTPTSVQSNDDNSVLLGDMVSPLSVMSTPTTATEFVKNELVDSQSPYTTAQSAERFLFESNCDSFVDTSLHHGSLNNNNNSNNSIVALHQNSNSNLLDFNTSLIGGSSGIVPFHDQISIKNDYLHDADLLAQFTGDGADFVDLDSSVAATFMANNGCLA, from the exons atgtttaacCTCAACACACCCACATCACTGCTGGGCATTGACGGCTGCGGCCTTAGCTCTACACCAAAAACACCTGAAATTGTCAACTCATTGATTGCAATGACAAATCCAATGGACAACTACAATTTCACGACTTTACATAATGGGTCAGCTGCATCGACACCAGGCAGTGCTGCCTCCTTGCGTGGTTTCAACGGTGCCCCGAATGCGCAG ATTATTTCGCAGGACAGTAGTCATTCCAGTTCTTCTACTTCACCGGTTGATTCACCGGGTGGAACAAATACCACACCACCGAGTGTTCAGCAG ACCTGTTCGCAACTAATCAAGGCTGGTCTCAAACTTTCCATTCAAAGCAAACGAAAACTTTCTACTTGTGATTCCAGCTCTGGTTCCGATCAGCCAAACTGCAAATATTCTCGTCCCGACGAAGATGTCGAAGACTCATCGGATGAAGAAAATGAATGCAAAGCGACGCCAAAGGGGCTAACACCAGAGGATGAAGATCGGCGACGCCGTCGCCGTGAGCGCAACAAAATTGCTGCTACCAAATGCCGAATGAAGAAACGGGAGCGTACACAAAATCTGATAAAAGAGTCTGAGCAATTAGAGACCCAGAATGTCGATTTAAAGACCCAGGTACGAACTTTGGAAGCTGAACGGCGCAAATTACTAGATATGTTGCAATGCCATGTAATAACCTGTGTACATGCAG ATGATAGTAGGACTATTAATGGGGACTCTACGCCAACAAGTGGGACTACTAGTGGAACCCAGTCTCAAACACAGCAGCAAATACAAAGCAGCCGCTCACTGAGCAATAGGTCTGCCCTTGAAGTGCAACGCACTGCGATCCCACCGATGTCAACCATTAAATTTTCGCGCACTGCTGCAGCAGTAGCCGCTGCTGTAAACCAACAGCTACACCAGTTACCCACGCAACAACAGCATCTGCCAAATGGCTACTGTAAGCCGTCACCAACGCCACAGGAGCTTGGCTACCTAGCTTCACCGTCACAAGAAAGCATATGCTTGCCTGCCATTCTTCCGCAACTTCCTTCTCAAACTTTAACCACCCACCAAATTGGTGCCGCCAATGCTAGTTCCGCCTCAGTTCCAAGCATTAACCAGCAGCTCTCTGATTACATTCCAAGCTGTGAAAATAGTCTTGGTTTGGTATTAGCCCATACACCCACCTCCGTTCAAAGCAACGATGACAATAGTGTACTACTTGGCGACATGGTAAGTCCACTTTCAGTAATGTCCACCCCCACCACAGCAACAGAATTCGTCAAAAATGAGTTAGTCGACTCGCAGAGCCCTTACACCACCGCCCAATCCGCTGAACGCTTCCTCTTCGAGAGTAATTGTGACAGCTTCGTCGACACCAGCTTACATCATGGAAGcctcaataacaataataatagcaataacAGCATCGTAGCTCTCCATCAAAACAGTAACAGCAACCTGTTAGATTTTAATACCTCCTTGATAGGAGGCAGCAGTGGGATCGTACCATTCCACGATCAAATATCAATCAAAAATGACTACTTGCACGATGCTGATTTGTTAGCACAGTTCACAGGAGACGGAGCTGACTTCGTGGACCTCGATTCCAGCGTTGCAGCGACATTCATGGCAAACAATGGATGTTTAGCGTGA